One segment of Fuscovulum ytuae DNA contains the following:
- a CDS encoding GAF domain-containing protein — translation MTVDYDGITARIRALCEGETDTVALMATVVCEIHHGHPFCDWTGFYRVVGPELLKIGPYQGGHGCLVIPFSRGVCGAAARTGKVQNVPDVEAFADHIACSSSTKSELVLPVWNGKGVLLGVLDLDSDTPAAFTQADEDWLVPLLAEVFREAL, via the coding sequence ATGACGGTGGATTACGACGGGATCACGGCGCGCATCCGCGCGCTGTGCGAAGGCGAGACGGATACGGTCGCGCTGATGGCGACGGTGGTGTGCGAGATCCATCACGGGCATCCGTTCTGCGATTGGACGGGGTTCTATCGGGTGGTGGGGCCGGAATTGCTGAAAATCGGGCCGTATCAGGGGGGGCATGGCTGTCTGGTCATTCCCTTCTCGCGCGGGGTTTGCGGTGCGGCGGCGCGGACGGGCAAGGTGCAGAATGTGCCGGATGTGGAGGCGTTTGCGGATCACATTGCCTGTTCGTCTTCGACCAAATCGGAACTGGTGTTGCCGGTGTGGAACGGGAAGGGCGTTCTGCTGGGGGTTCTTGATCTGGACAGCGATACGCCTGCGGCCTTTACGCAGGCAGATGAGGATTGGTTGGTACCTTTGCTGGCGGAAGTGTTCCGCGAGGCCCTCTGA
- a CDS encoding gamma-glutamyltransferase family protein codes for MRDFHLPGRSAVYATNGICATSHPLAAKVAVEVMERGGNAVDAAIAGAVLLGLCEPQMTGIGGDCFVLLKPAGREDVIALNGSGRAPAGLSAAEMRGRGLSAVPLHGVEAVTLPGAVDAFCRLSTDWGKLGLDAVLTPAIRYAEDGVPVAPRVAFDWAGDAEFLQGVARRHYLVNGRVPKAGEMFRAPGQAEVLRRIAREGRAGFYEGEVAEDMVASLRALGGTHSMEDFAGVACDYTTPVGGTYKGVELLEHPPNGQGATAILMLNILSHFDLASMDPFGAERAHIEAEATKLAYDARNRFIADPDHMARLNHMLAPETAARLAALIDPGRAMAAAAPLTEAVHKDTIYITVVDKDRMAVSLIYSIFWGFGAGLASEKFGINFQNRGAGFTLAEGHPNEAGPGKRPMHTIIPGMLRQNGRVTMPFGVMGGAYQPCGHARLVTNLVDFGMELQAANDAPRCFTGPEGMKVERGYSDAVRARLAEMGHDVSIPDEPIGGCQAIFICEDGVLVGASDPRKDGCALGY; via the coding sequence ATGCGCGATTTCCATTTGCCCGGCCGTTCCGCCGTCTATGCGACGAACGGGATCTGCGCCACGTCGCATCCTTTGGCGGCAAAGGTCGCGGTGGAGGTGATGGAGCGTGGCGGGAATGCCGTGGATGCGGCGATTGCCGGGGCGGTGCTTTTGGGCCTGTGCGAGCCCCAGATGACGGGGATCGGCGGGGATTGCTTTGTCCTGCTGAAACCGGCGGGCCGGGAAGATGTGATCGCGTTGAACGGATCGGGGCGCGCGCCTGCGGGCCTGTCGGCGGCCGAGATGCGGGGGCGTGGCCTGTCGGCGGTGCCGTTGCATGGGGTAGAGGCGGTGACGCTGCCCGGTGCGGTGGATGCCTTTTGCCGTCTTTCGACGGATTGGGGGAAGCTTGGCCTTGATGCGGTGCTGACGCCTGCCATCCGCTATGCCGAGGATGGCGTGCCGGTCGCCCCGCGGGTGGCCTTTGACTGGGCGGGGGATGCGGAATTCCTGCAAGGCGTGGCACGGCGGCATTATCTGGTGAATGGTCGGGTGCCGAAGGCGGGCGAGATGTTCCGCGCGCCCGGACAGGCCGAGGTGCTGCGCCGCATCGCGCGCGAGGGGCGGGCGGGGTTCTATGAGGGTGAGGTGGCGGAAGACATGGTCGCCTCGCTGCGTGCTTTGGGCGGGACGCATTCGATGGAGGATTTCGCAGGCGTGGCCTGCGATTACACGACGCCGGTTGGTGGCACCTATAAAGGCGTGGAACTTCTGGAGCATCCGCCGAATGGGCAGGGGGCGACGGCGATCCTGATGCTGAACATCCTGAGTCATTTCGATCTGGCGTCGATGGACCCATTCGGGGCGGAACGCGCGCATATCGAGGCAGAGGCGACGAAGCTTGCCTATGACGCGCGGAACCGGTTCATCGCGGACCCGGATCATATGGCGCGGCTGAACCATATGCTTGCGCCCGAGACGGCGGCGCGGCTGGCCGCGCTGATCGACCCCGGGCGTGCGATGGCGGCGGCGGCCCCGCTGACGGAAGCGGTGCATAAGGACACGATCTATATCACCGTGGTCGACAAGGACCGGATGGCGGTGAGCCTGATCTATTCGATCTTCTGGGGCTTTGGCGCTGGGCTGGCGTCGGAGAAGTTCGGGATCAATTTCCAGAACCGGGGGGCGGGGTTCACGCTGGCCGAGGGGCATCCGAATGAGGCGGGGCCGGGCAAACGGCCGATGCATACCATCATCCCGGGGATGCTGCGGCAGAATGGCCGGGTGACGATGCCCTTTGGCGTGATGGGCGGGGCCTATCAGCCCTGCGGCCATGCGCGGCTGGTGACGAATCTTGTGGATTTCGGGATGGAGTTGCAGGCCGCGAATGACGCGCCACGCTGTTTCACGGGCCCGGAAGGGATGAAGGTCGAGCGCGGCTATTCCGATGCGGTGCGGGCAAGGCTGGCGGAGATGGGGCATGACGTGTCGATCCCCGACGAGCCGATTGGCGGGTGCCAAGCGATTTTCATCTGCGAGGACGGGGTTCTGGTGGGGGCATCGGACCCGCGCAAGGATGGCTGCGCGCTGGGATACTGA
- a CDS encoding LolA family protein: MNRRTALLAPILAMTLAPLATLPARAELVPLATLSAYLNGLTTAEADFTQINADGSISEGRLYIRRPGRVRFEYAPPDRSLVMAGGGQVAIFDAKSNQPPEQYPLRRTPLNLILADKVNLGTARMVVGHYEAEDTTRVVAQDPDAPEYGTIELVFSNDPVALTSWIITDDLGNRTTIVLDRMVTGMNLPASLFNITLEVEKRGR; the protein is encoded by the coding sequence ATGAACAGACGCACCGCCCTTTTGGCCCCGATCCTTGCGATGACCCTCGCCCCGTTGGCGACCCTGCCTGCGCGGGCGGAACTTGTGCCTTTGGCTACGCTTTCGGCCTATCTGAATGGGCTGACCACGGCCGAGGCCGATTTCACCCAGATCAATGCGGATGGCAGCATTTCGGAAGGGCGGCTTTACATCCGCCGTCCGGGGCGGGTGCGGTTCGAATATGCGCCGCCTGACCGCAGCCTTGTGATGGCAGGGGGCGGGCAGGTGGCGATTTTCGATGCCAAGTCGAACCAGCCGCCCGAGCAGTATCCGCTGCGGCGCACGCCATTGAACCTGATCCTTGCCGATAAGGTGAACCTTGGCACGGCGCGCATGGTGGTGGGGCATTACGAGGCAGAGGATACCACGCGCGTCGTGGCGCAAGACCCGGATGCGCCGGAATATGGGACGATCGAATTGGTGTTTTCCAATGATCCCGTTGCGCTGACCTCATGGATCATCACGGATGATCTGGGCAATCGCACGACCATTGTGTTGGACCGGATGGTGACGGGGATGAACCTGCCTGCATCGCTGTTCAACATCACGCTGGAAGTGGAAAAGCGGGGCCGGTGA
- a CDS encoding AEC family transporter has product MNLILTVLEIVAPVGLLGLIGFLWVRAGFDYRMEFITRLCMTLSVPALVFTALMKTEIDPSALTTLSLAAALAYGGLTIIFWITTRLLRLDLRTYLGPLIFGNTGNVGLPLALFAFGAEGLGYAIVVFAVMILWSFTFGLWIVAGGGSPARLLKEPIMGATLLGALFLWQGWQTPRWLTNSLDLIGQIAIPLMLITLGVAVARLNARHLGRAFALSLLRAAFCLAAALGAGLALNLPPVALAVLILQVTTPVAVTSYMMAEKYGADSDAVAGLVIASTLLSVITLPLTLAFLI; this is encoded by the coding sequence GTGAACCTCATCCTGACAGTGCTCGAAATCGTGGCCCCCGTCGGCTTGCTTGGTTTGATCGGATTTCTCTGGGTTCGCGCCGGTTTCGACTACCGGATGGAGTTCATCACACGCCTCTGCATGACCCTTTCTGTCCCCGCCCTCGTCTTCACCGCGCTGATGAAGACCGAGATCGATCCCTCCGCCCTCACCACCCTCTCACTGGCGGCGGCATTGGCCTATGGCGGACTGACGATCATCTTCTGGATCACCACCCGCCTCCTGCGGCTTGACCTACGCACCTATCTTGGCCCGCTCATCTTCGGGAACACCGGGAATGTGGGGCTTCCCCTTGCCCTCTTTGCTTTCGGCGCCGAAGGCCTTGGCTATGCCATCGTCGTCTTTGCCGTGATGATCCTGTGGAGCTTTACCTTCGGCCTCTGGATCGTGGCAGGCGGCGGGTCGCCCGCCCGGCTTTTGAAGGAACCGATCATGGGCGCCACGCTCCTCGGCGCGCTCTTTCTCTGGCAGGGCTGGCAGACGCCCCGCTGGCTCACCAACTCTCTCGACCTGATCGGCCAGATCGCCATCCCCCTCATGCTCATCACGCTCGGCGTCGCGGTGGCACGGCTGAACGCCCGCCACTTGGGCCGCGCCTTCGCCCTCTCGCTTCTTCGCGCGGCCTTCTGCCTTGCGGCCGCCCTTGGCGCGGGCCTCGCACTCAACCTGCCCCCCGTGGCGCTTGCCGTCCTGATCCTTCAGGTCACCACCCCCGTCGCCGTCACCTCCTATATGATGGCCGAGAAATACGGCGCCGACTCCGATGCCGTCGCGGGTCTTGTCATCGCCTCCACCCTCCTTTCGGTGATCACACTTCCGCTCACTCTCGCCTTTCTGATCTGA
- a CDS encoding STAS domain-containing protein yields MDLQIEGRGGVTIIRPDEARLDALGAVGFKDRMKAAVESAPGRVVLDLSGVGFIDSSGLGAVVAVRRFLRAGQAMDLAGLTGPVARVFRLTRMDMLFAIHAEVADALGEAA; encoded by the coding sequence ATGGATTTGCAGATCGAAGGACGCGGCGGGGTGACGATCATCCGCCCGGACGAGGCGCGGCTGGATGCCTTGGGCGCGGTCGGGTTCAAGGACAGGATGAAGGCGGCGGTGGAGTCCGCACCGGGGCGGGTGGTGCTGGATCTGTCCGGCGTTGGGTTCATCGACTCCAGCGGGTTGGGCGCAGTGGTTGCCGTGCGGCGCTTTCTGCGGGCAGGTCAGGCGATGGATTTGGCGGGGCTGACCGGGCCTGTGGCGCGGGTCTTTCGACTGACGCGGATGGATATGCTGTTCGCCATTCATGCAGAGGTGGCCGATGCCCTTGGCGAAGCGGCGTGA
- a CDS encoding lytic transglycosylase encodes MSRILRASILLMLLASCGGGNYSAPRNLDNACALVAERPAYFRAMRDAERRWGVPIHVQMATFHQESKFIGNARTPHRYALGIIPMGRQSSAYGYSQALDGTWEEYEDAVGRWGARRDRIDDAADFMGWYMDISTQRLGISKWDAQAQYLAYHEGRTGYANQSYLNKPWLMDVSAKVAQRAEMYRAQLASCGRI; translated from the coding sequence ATGAGCAGAATCCTCCGCGCGTCGATCCTCTTGATGTTGTTGGCCTCCTGCGGGGGCGGCAACTATTCGGCGCCACGCAATCTTGATAACGCCTGCGCCCTTGTGGCCGAGCGTCCGGCCTATTTCCGTGCCATGCGCGATGCCGAACGCCGCTGGGGCGTGCCGATCCATGTCCAGATGGCCACCTTCCATCAGGAATCCAAATTCATCGGCAATGCCCGCACCCCCCATCGCTATGCCTTGGGCATCATCCCGATGGGCCGCCAATCCTCGGCCTATGGCTATAGCCAGGCCCTCGACGGCACGTGGGAGGAATATGAAGACGCCGTCGGCCGCTGGGGCGCGCGCCGCGACCGGATTGATGACGCTGCTGATTTCATGGGCTGGTATATGGACATCTCGACCCAGCGCCTCGGCATTTCCAAATGGGACGCGCAGGCGCAATACCTCGCCTATCATGAGGGGCGGACGGGCTATGCCAACCAATCCTACCTGAACAAGCCCTGGCTCATGGACGTTTCGGCCAAGGTCGCCCAACGGGCCGAAATGTATCGCGCCCAGCTGGCCTCCTGCGGCCGCATCTAA
- a CDS encoding ATP-binding protein, whose product MPLAKRRERHVIAADPAAVRGLLERLEQDPALVRLSEEERDCTLLVLAEVLNNVVEHGYGGRPGWIGLVALPGRPGLGWRVVDRASRAPSAGEMAREMPSQAAEGGFGLPLIRALTERFALRRKRGLNILTLEVRAEGGVTMAHGL is encoded by the coding sequence ATGCCCTTGGCGAAGCGGCGTGAACGGCATGTGATCGCAGCCGATCCGGCGGCGGTGCGCGGCCTGCTGGAGCGGTTGGAACAAGACCCGGCGCTGGTCCGGCTAAGCGAGGAGGAAAGGGATTGCACACTGCTGGTTCTGGCAGAGGTGCTGAACAATGTGGTGGAACATGGCTATGGTGGCAGGCCCGGCTGGATTGGGCTGGTGGCGCTGCCGGGGCGTCCGGGGCTGGGCTGGCGTGTGGTGGATCGGGCCTCTCGCGCGCCATCCGCCGGAGAAATGGCGCGAGAGATGCCTTCGCAGGCGGCTGAAGGCGGGTTTGGCCTGCCCTTGATCCGCGCCTTGACGGAACGGTTCGCGCTGCGGCGGAAGCGGGGACTGAACATCCTGACGCTGGAGGTGCGGGCAGAAGGAGGGGTGACAATGGCGCATGGCCTTTAG
- the hspQ gene encoding heat shock protein HspQ, with amino-acid sequence MFTAQAKFHIGQVVRHRKHPFRGVIFDVDPRFSNTEEWYDAIPEDSRPVKDQPFYHLLAENDQSYYVAYVSEQNLLPDETGEPVGHPDLPDLFGDFEDGRYPLQFQLN; translated from the coding sequence ATGTTTACCGCGCAGGCCAAATTTCACATCGGGCAGGTTGTCCGCCACCGGAAGCACCCCTTCCGCGGTGTGATATTTGATGTGGACCCGCGGTTTTCCAACACCGAAGAATGGTATGACGCCATCCCCGAAGACAGCCGCCCCGTAAAGGACCAGCCGTTCTACCATCTGCTGGCCGAAAATGATCAATCCTATTACGTGGCCTATGTGTCAGAGCAGAACCTTCTGCCCGATGAAACCGGGGAACCGGTAGGGCATCCCGATCTGCCGGATCTGTTCGGCGATTTCGAGGATGGCCGCTATCCGCTTCAGTTTCAGCTGAACTGA